A single genomic interval of uncultured Sphaerochaeta sp. harbors:
- the otnK gene encoding 3-oxo-tetronate kinase — protein MKKIGVIADDFTGATDIAGFLVANGITTVQVNGVPDHDLKVQVDSWVVSLKSRSCPKEEAVRDSLSALKWLQGQGCEQIYFKYCSTFDSTEKGNIGPVIDALMQELETDQTVVCPALPVNGRTIYKGYLFVYDQLLNESGMRNHPVTPMKDSKLSRVMESQSKGKAASLHVETLNAGVDAVKTFLKHSREKGYSYVVLDALDQAHLDIAAQALVDMPLITGGSGLAASLASLYCSDVMNKANAIAGGRPKVAKTIILAGSCSEATNRQVSLYRNSADALKISKDELIRDKDGYLKEVLNWLTPRLDDPFAPLVYATVPPEELALSREKYPAGVVEEAIEAFFGNLAVELHKMGVRNYITAGGETSGKVVQSLGIDSFFIGPQIDPGVPWLKAVEEDVFLVLKSGNFGSDDFFIKAQKEMV, from the coding sequence ATGAAGAAAATTGGTGTCATAGCAGATGATTTCACCGGGGCCACTGATATTGCAGGTTTTCTCGTGGCCAATGGGATCACCACGGTTCAGGTAAACGGAGTGCCCGACCACGATTTAAAAGTACAAGTTGACTCCTGGGTTGTGAGCCTGAAATCTCGCTCGTGCCCGAAGGAAGAGGCGGTGAGGGATTCTCTCTCCGCCCTCAAGTGGCTTCAAGGGCAGGGGTGTGAGCAGATCTATTTCAAGTACTGCTCAACCTTTGACTCGACAGAAAAGGGCAACATAGGGCCTGTTATTGATGCCTTGATGCAAGAGCTGGAAACTGACCAGACGGTGGTATGCCCAGCCCTCCCTGTCAACGGCAGGACAATCTACAAAGGCTACTTGTTTGTATATGACCAGTTGCTCAATGAGTCGGGTATGCGAAACCACCCTGTTACCCCAATGAAGGATTCCAAGCTCAGCCGAGTGATGGAGAGCCAGTCAAAGGGAAAGGCGGCCAGCCTACATGTGGAAACCCTCAATGCTGGAGTGGATGCTGTAAAGACTTTTCTGAAGCATTCAAGGGAAAAGGGGTACAGCTATGTGGTCCTCGATGCCCTAGATCAGGCGCATCTCGACATTGCAGCCCAAGCTCTCGTTGATATGCCCCTTATCACAGGGGGATCGGGACTTGCAGCATCCTTGGCGAGCCTCTATTGCTCCGATGTCATGAACAAGGCAAACGCTATAGCTGGCGGGAGACCCAAAGTTGCCAAGACGATCATCCTTGCCGGTTCCTGCTCGGAAGCCACCAACCGGCAGGTGTCCCTGTACCGGAATAGTGCCGATGCGCTCAAGATTAGCAAGGATGAATTGATTAGGGACAAGGATGGATACCTGAAGGAAGTACTTAATTGGCTCACACCCCGTCTAGATGATCCATTCGCCCCCTTGGTGTATGCAACCGTACCTCCAGAAGAACTTGCCCTTTCGAGAGAGAAGTATCCTGCCGGTGTTGTTGAGGAAGCAATAGAAGCATTCTTTGGCAACCTTGCAGTGGAATTGCATAAGATGGGTGTACGAAATTATATCACCGCCGGGGGGGAGACCAGCGGCAAGGTGGTTCAGAGCCTTGGTATCGATTCGTTTTTCATCGGGCCTCAGATTGATCCAGGGGTTCCTTGGCTTAAGGCAGTTGAAGAAGATGTCTTTCTTGTCCTCAAGAGCGGGAATTTTGGGAGCGATGATTTCTTCATCAAGGCCCAGAAGGAGATGGTATGA
- a CDS encoding sigma 54-interacting transcriptional regulator, protein MINISFIVPYKAMKYVVEEIFSSHQEKAELRPNILTKTVDEIQKEDLEQADIVIARGYSANRVKATDVPVLPISVTGFDITVALNSCIQKYNPTKIAVIGPLNTVYGIEEIASVFSCEIASYQVSNPNDLKSIILRAQAEGATAIIAGKSGTSIATALGIDAIMILSGRKTIMQSIDEAIRAVRLMRQERERTDRFKGIMDYSFEGILSVNNEGIITTANNYARKVLDGLDNEPEQIYLKDVLPQLDSQAVLEGRTKILGELIQIQKNLYTFNCVCAGDTGAVVTFTNVSKIQELEGQIRSKLHKKGLVAKYQFSDVIGSEEKLLETIKRAKKFSKAESNIYIFGETGTGKELFAQSIHNSSARRAHPFVAINCAALSDNLLESELFGYMDGAFTGASKGGKIGLFELAHRGTVFLDEIGDISPSLQSKLLRVLQEREIRRIGSDQVIPIDVKIICASNKNLSSLVESGVFREDLFYRLNVLKLKLPPLRERPRDIIDLSKYFIKMNCKKLGYNSITLSEEAEELLQSYSWLGNVRELSNFCERLCVLLEEGVAEATDVLDCLEESERLEELLPSQNDLVSATMTSEKEILLQVLENSKTKREAALKLGIDPSTLWRKMKKHGLD, encoded by the coding sequence ATGATAAATATTTCGTTCATCGTCCCCTATAAAGCAATGAAGTACGTCGTTGAGGAAATTTTCTCGTCGCATCAAGAAAAGGCGGAACTTCGTCCGAACATCCTTACAAAAACGGTGGATGAAATCCAGAAGGAAGATCTGGAACAGGCTGACATTGTCATCGCTCGTGGCTACTCGGCAAACCGGGTAAAGGCTACCGACGTGCCGGTACTACCCATCTCTGTGACAGGCTTCGACATTACCGTTGCCCTCAACTCCTGTATTCAAAAGTACAATCCGACAAAAATTGCTGTCATCGGCCCACTAAATACCGTCTATGGTATAGAGGAGATAGCAAGTGTCTTTTCCTGTGAGATCGCGAGTTATCAAGTGTCTAATCCCAATGACTTGAAAAGCATCATCCTCCGAGCACAGGCAGAAGGAGCAACTGCCATCATCGCAGGCAAGAGCGGTACTTCAATAGCCACAGCTCTTGGTATTGATGCAATAATGATCCTCAGCGGACGTAAGACGATAATGCAGTCCATAGACGAAGCAATCCGTGCTGTGCGCCTAATGCGCCAGGAACGTGAAAGAACCGACCGCTTCAAGGGCATTATGGACTACTCATTCGAAGGCATCCTCTCGGTAAACAACGAAGGCATCATAACTACAGCGAACAACTACGCACGAAAGGTACTCGATGGCTTGGATAATGAGCCCGAACAGATATATTTAAAGGATGTGCTTCCCCAACTCGACAGCCAGGCAGTATTGGAAGGACGGACTAAGATCCTGGGCGAATTGATACAGATACAAAAGAACCTCTACACCTTCAACTGCGTATGTGCCGGAGACACCGGGGCGGTTGTCACTTTCACCAATGTATCCAAGATACAGGAACTGGAAGGTCAGATCAGGAGCAAGTTGCATAAGAAAGGTCTGGTTGCAAAGTACCAATTCTCAGATGTAATTGGTAGTGAAGAAAAACTTCTAGAGACGATCAAGCGAGCCAAGAAGTTCAGTAAGGCGGAATCGAATATCTATATTTTTGGGGAGACGGGAACAGGCAAGGAGCTCTTCGCCCAGAGCATCCATAACTCGAGTGCCCGCCGGGCACACCCGTTTGTAGCCATCAACTGCGCTGCCCTCTCGGACAATCTGTTGGAGAGCGAGCTTTTTGGGTATATGGATGGGGCATTTACCGGTGCCTCAAAAGGTGGCAAGATTGGACTTTTCGAACTCGCCCACCGAGGAACAGTGTTCCTCGATGAAATCGGGGATATTTCACCGAGTTTGCAAAGCAAGTTGCTGAGGGTTCTACAGGAGCGTGAGATTCGGAGAATAGGGAGTGACCAGGTAATTCCGATAGATGTGAAGATCATCTGTGCATCGAATAAGAACTTAAGCAGTCTGGTGGAAAGTGGGGTTTTTCGTGAGGACCTCTTCTACAGGCTCAATGTATTGAAACTCAAACTACCCCCACTTCGAGAAAGGCCCAGGGACATTATCGACCTGAGCAAGTACTTTATCAAAATGAACTGTAAGAAACTCGGCTACAACTCCATTACTCTCTCCGAAGAAGCTGAAGAGTTACTACAGAGCTACAGCTGGCTGGGAAACGTACGCGAGCTCTCCAATTTCTGTGAACGGCTGTGCGTTCTGCTGGAAGAAGGAGTGGCAGAAGCAACAGATGTGCTCGATTGCTTGGAAGAATCGGAGAGACTAGAAGAATTACTCCCATCCCAAAATGATTTAGTATCAGCGACAATGACCAGTGAGAAGGAAATCCTTCTCCAAGTATTGGAAAACAGCAAGACCAAGCGGGAAGCAGCCTTGAAGTTAGGCATAGATCCCTCAACCTTATGGAGAAAAATGAAGAAACACGGACTGGATTGA
- a CDS encoding ROK family protein: protein MTISYIPEYLKVKNRKLIFDLFLEHEKLARSELVSLTNMSFPTVSKSVDYLLSRNILMEEGIDANMSGPGRKRKKLVFNSSAFSALAINMEGQIVEIGIIDLSGNILSYNKHEFKDFLDPRSQIALGKEIQQTLKRAPSPVLGIGIGFPSNINPVTEEIVSFYSLGISQPVPINKLFSPLFSQFESQVFIENDVNLAAKGEVFSRRLEEKRCNLCYLTLGSGFGSGIMLNGELWAGVGFKAGEIGNMLIEPIDLGKPLNGQTIPLEQRVNIQAINKHFSINLLQDGDLDPDRRGMIIDFLIPVVSTAIFNVAYFLDIEDFILAGVIPGILGNELLEKLEITVNSMLENRGRMIRISPPFSSYTTLIGAASLVFDKTILDGLNG, encoded by the coding sequence GTGACAATTTCTTATATACCGGAGTATCTGAAAGTAAAAAATCGAAAACTGATCTTTGACTTGTTCCTGGAACATGAGAAATTGGCACGGTCAGAACTGGTTTCCTTGACGAATATGAGCTTCCCTACTGTCAGCAAGAGTGTCGATTATCTCTTGTCAAGAAACATACTCATGGAAGAAGGGATTGATGCGAATATGTCCGGTCCGGGTAGAAAGCGGAAAAAACTTGTATTCAACTCTTCGGCATTCTCAGCATTGGCCATCAACATGGAAGGACAGATAGTCGAAATCGGGATCATCGATTTGTCGGGGAATATCCTTTCTTACAATAAGCATGAATTCAAGGACTTTTTGGATCCCCGGTCACAGATTGCACTGGGCAAAGAGATACAACAAACACTGAAGAGAGCCCCGTCGCCGGTCTTGGGGATTGGAATCGGTTTTCCTTCGAACATAAACCCCGTCACGGAAGAGATCGTCAGTTTCTATTCACTTGGGATTAGCCAACCTGTTCCGATTAACAAATTGTTCTCCCCGCTTTTCTCTCAATTCGAATCTCAAGTTTTTATTGAGAATGATGTGAATCTTGCAGCAAAAGGAGAAGTTTTCAGCCGAAGACTCGAAGAAAAGAGATGCAACCTTTGCTATTTGACCCTTGGGAGCGGCTTTGGCTCAGGTATAATGCTCAACGGTGAATTGTGGGCCGGCGTAGGATTCAAAGCGGGTGAAATCGGTAACATGCTGATTGAGCCCATAGATCTGGGGAAACCGCTCAATGGGCAGACAATCCCTCTTGAGCAGCGGGTGAACATCCAAGCCATCAACAAGCATTTTTCCATCAATCTGCTGCAAGATGGGGATTTGGACCCAGATAGGAGGGGAATGATCATTGATTTCCTTATTCCTGTTGTTTCTACGGCAATTTTCAATGTTGCATATTTTCTCGATATAGAGGATTTTATTTTGGCTGGAGTCATCCCAGGGATATTGGGAAACGAATTGCTTGAGAAGCTTGAAATCACGGTGAATTCAATGTTGGAGAATCGAGGAAGAATGATAAGGATATCACCACCATTTTCTTCATACACCACATTGATTGGTGCTGCTTCATTAGTTTTTGACAAGACTATTCTTGATGGTTTGAATGGATAA
- a CDS encoding BadF/BadG/BcrA/BcrD ATPase family protein produces MQFVIGIDSGGTHYRLKAADLEGNVMGSFVGVPANHYYMTHEEMLGRINENIDNLLATFGGSRKDVKALVCGSTGVDSQEDKAKLQSAYEGLPGLCCPMRIMNDAELAHYTVTGGQGILIISGTGSIAYGCNSKGETARCGGWLFTILGDEGSGSWISRRALRHLGRFFDGAVGESPLVGLLRQELDVNSREDLNALAHRMGMQPWFTPALGKTVNDAVLLGDAEAVSILECAAAHIFGIVRDLALELYPTKEQQTFNLGLWGSTLLLSDVLKKRFLHLVLTEFPETNICLTEKESIDGAIELALKLHNETI; encoded by the coding sequence ATGCAATTTGTAATTGGAATTGACAGCGGGGGAACCCACTACAGACTGAAAGCAGCTGATTTGGAAGGGAATGTCATGGGATCTTTCGTTGGGGTTCCCGCAAATCATTATTACATGACACATGAGGAGATGCTTGGCAGGATCAATGAAAACATCGATAACCTGTTGGCTACTTTTGGTGGTTCACGCAAGGATGTGAAGGCACTTGTGTGCGGGAGTACCGGTGTCGACAGCCAAGAGGACAAGGCCAAGCTTCAATCCGCCTATGAGGGGCTGCCTGGACTATGCTGCCCAATGAGGATTATGAATGATGCGGAATTGGCTCATTATACGGTTACCGGTGGGCAAGGGATCCTGATAATCTCAGGAACGGGGTCCATCGCCTACGGGTGCAACAGCAAGGGGGAAACTGCTCGTTGCGGCGGATGGTTGTTCACCATCCTAGGAGACGAGGGTAGCGGTTCGTGGATCAGCCGCAGGGCTCTGCGCCATCTTGGCCGCTTTTTTGATGGGGCGGTTGGGGAATCGCCCTTGGTCGGCCTTCTAAGGCAAGAACTCGATGTGAATTCCAGGGAGGATCTCAATGCCTTGGCCCATAGGATGGGCATGCAACCTTGGTTTACCCCTGCTTTGGGGAAAACGGTGAACGATGCGGTGCTTCTGGGCGATGCCGAGGCAGTTTCGATACTTGAATGTGCTGCGGCCCATATTTTTGGGATCGTACGGGACTTGGCTCTGGAATTGTATCCCACCAAGGAGCAGCAGACCTTCAATTTGGGGTTGTGGGGAAGTACTTTGCTCCTTTCCGATGTATTGAAGAAACGATTTCTGCATTTAGTGTTGACAGAATTCCCTGAAACAAACATTTGCCTTACTGAGAAGGAATCAATTGATGGAGCGATTGAATTGGCGTTGAAACTTCATAATGAGACCATATAA
- a CDS encoding SIS domain-containing protein, with translation MDMMDYINEQIALFPQVIRDRANFCNTFTHVLRKVQCDRIYLVASGTSKNATAAAAPFMERMLGISVTIVESSRAHKFPGMNPLVVFISQGGASTNTIAAIERCGAVSSLAMTGNPESKINRLCDHYIAIPCGEETVGPKTKGYTITILALYLMALEGALATGRISEPTYDSFIQELIATGRMLPQNIRSSLQWVERNKDCMKELGNVYVVGKECGFAAAQEGALKILETLLIPAFGFEFEEYLHGPTCSLKQDVGGMYFLPPVDDPDYLRMQRLVGYHRSLKAPVFAFGSEASADEKDLVLKTSGEWYTTPFEYIIPMQVLSYQIPIALGVQGQGSKRFRELDDLLGVKSKN, from the coding sequence TATCAACGAACAGATTGCACTGTTTCCGCAGGTTATACGTGATAGGGCGAATTTTTGTAATACGTTCACCCATGTTTTACGCAAGGTGCAGTGTGATCGAATCTACCTGGTCGCAAGCGGTACCAGCAAGAATGCAACAGCGGCAGCCGCTCCCTTCATGGAGCGTATGCTTGGAATTTCGGTCACGATTGTCGAATCCTCTCGGGCACACAAGTTCCCGGGAATGAATCCTCTTGTTGTATTCATCAGTCAAGGGGGGGCATCAACAAATACCATTGCAGCAATAGAAAGATGCGGTGCTGTATCATCGCTAGCGATGACAGGAAACCCTGAAAGCAAGATAAACCGGCTTTGTGATCATTACATTGCGATTCCGTGCGGAGAGGAGACGGTCGGGCCGAAAACCAAAGGATATACGATTACCATCCTTGCGCTCTATCTCATGGCCCTCGAAGGAGCATTGGCTACCGGACGCATCTCAGAACCGACTTATGATTCCTTCATACAGGAATTGATTGCGACAGGAAGAATGCTTCCACAAAACATCAGGAGTTCCTTGCAGTGGGTTGAGCGTAACAAGGATTGTATGAAGGAATTGGGAAACGTGTATGTGGTTGGGAAAGAATGTGGTTTCGCCGCTGCCCAGGAAGGTGCTCTGAAGATTCTTGAAACATTGCTGATTCCGGCCTTCGGATTCGAATTCGAGGAATACCTGCATGGCCCCACCTGTTCCTTGAAGCAGGATGTCGGCGGTATGTATTTTCTTCCTCCAGTGGATGACCCAGATTACCTGAGGATGCAACGTTTGGTGGGGTACCATAGAAGCCTCAAGGCTCCCGTGTTTGCATTCGGCTCCGAAGCCTCTGCCGATGAGAAGGATCTCGTCTTGAAAACAAGCGGGGAATGGTACACCACACCGTTCGAGTACATCATCCCTATGCAGGTCCTTAGTTATCAGATTCCCATTGCATTGGGCGTACAAGGGCAAGGGTCCAAAAGGTTCAGGGAACTGGACGATTTGCTCGGCGTGAAATCCAAAAACTAA